A stretch of DNA from Drosophila virilis strain 15010-1051.87 chromosome 5, Dvir_AGI_RSII-ME, whole genome shotgun sequence:
GGCGCTGCTGTTCCCGCTCCGCTGATGGCACCAGTATCTGTAGCGATAGAATGGGCGTGGCCAGTTCCACATCAACGCCCCAGCGACGTGTGATGGTCTCATCGTACAGATCCGGCAGCAGCTGGCCCACATCTTTGTACTGGGCATAGGCCACAATGGCGCGGTAGTCGTTGCCGCGACTGCCCTGGGTTACCTCATCGCTGTCCGGCGGCGTTATGCCCAGCATCTCGAGCGGCACCAGCACCTTGGAGTGCTTATCGAACTTGTGCTTATCGAGAATGTAATTGTTGTACTTGGGAAAACTGATGACCGGCTTCTGCTTGGCCGAGTGCTGCAGGAAGCCACTTGTGTCCGGCAGCACCACGCTCTCCGTGGTGAAGGCATTGGGCTTGAGATACTTGGTCCTATGGTACTCGCTGAGCTGCTCCGGCTCGTAGCCGAACAGCGATTCGGTGGTGACAATGTCCAGGCCCAGCACCATGTTGCGCTGCACAATCTCAAAGGGGTTTGTGTAGGTGTCGTGCTGGGAACGTGCCAGGACGACCATGTACTTGTTGAACGCATCCACAAGATCGTCGGGTCCGCGTTGGATCAGCTCCGTGGCGCGCTTCCATTCGGCATCGTATTTACGATCCAGAATTACGCTCGCAGCATCCACCAAATTCTTGATGAAGTACTTGTCCTGGCTGTGCGTCAAATTGAGGCCGCTTTGCATAAGTTCATAGTTAATCAGCTCCTGGAGTATGCCCTCCGTGACCAAGAGATCGGCGCCATAGAGACGATCATGCGAGAACTTCAGCTCGTCGGAAAGGTAGTCCATGTCCAGCTCGTGCGACCAGACAGCGCCGCCGGCATTCAACAGGAACGAAGATTCCATTTTGTATCTTCTGTTGTGTTTCGGCGCTGGCGGCTTAGTCACCGCGCTGCGGTCCACAGTCTCGCAGgcatgctgcagctgctcggccATTTTGATGGCCACAAACGAGTtgagctccagctccagtttcTCGAGCTGTGATAGCTGCCGGCGCAGCTCCACAAACGGTTCCGAGCTGCAGTTGTACATATCCGGTGTGCTCCAGCTGCCCGTTTGGCTGTCGCAACTGCGCTGACCCTTGCCCCGGGCCGGTAGCGGACAGTTCTCGACGGTAACGCTGCCCAGCGGTGTGCGTGGCCACCAAATTCCGGCCGCAAAAGACCGCGGACAGGCATCGTAGACAACCTCGCAGCCATTGAGCGTTACCTCCGCATAGGGATTCGAGCAGGAGTCACAACGTCGCCCGATGACGCCCTCGCGACACTCGCACTGGCCCGTCAGGGGGTTGCAGGCGCTGTTGAAGCTGCCTATGGAGTAGCAATCGCAGGCCAGGCAGGCGGTCTCATTGGGCGGCTGGTAGTGATTGGTCTTGCAGTAGCACTGGCCCGTCGTCTTGTTGCAGTCCGGATGATAGCCCTGCTTGATGTTGCACTTGCAGGGCCCGCACACGCGCTCGCCCCACCAGCCGCCCGGGCAGGGCTGTTGCAGGGTGCGCTCGCAGTAGTCGCCGTGCTGGTAGCTACTGTTGCACTCACAGCTGTAGCCGCGCGAGAGGCTGACATTGGCGCGACAGATGCCCGCGGCGCACGGCTGAACCGTGCAGATGGGCGCACAGTCGGTGCCCACGTAGCCGGCGCTGCACTCGCAGGTGGCACGATCCCAGCTGTTGAAGCAGCTCGAGTGGGCGGGACAGCTGCTGGGGCACTGGGCACGCGACTCACAGCCATCCTCGACATTCTCGCGTATGGTGGGTCGCGACAGCACCGACTGACTTGCGCCGATGCGTACATCCTGGAGGCAGCCCTCGAAGGGCACCGCATCCTGGACAGTGCCAATTGTGCCATCCACGCTGCCCATAACTATTTTGCCCACATAGAGACCCTGCACCTTCTGCGACATGGGCACGGAGCCCGTGCGCTGGCCATAGTCCACGGAGAATTGTATTTCGGAACCCTGCTGCCACTTGATCTCTACGCGATGCCACTCACCATCCGAGAGATAGGCACCCGCCAGATACATGGGCTCGTTGTCGTAGATGTAGTAGAGCACACCATGCTTCAGGCTAATCACTGCCGAGCTGTTCTGGCCAATCTGTATCTGCATGATAAAGGCGTTCTCCTGCCGCGTGCGCAGCGAGAAGGATGTCAGCCAGGGCAGCTGTATGGGACGCAGCAGCGGATTAAAGCTGAGGCTGCCATCGCCGGAGAAACGCCAGGGTGCGGGTATGTTATCCTGGCAATTGTTGCCCGCATAGCCCTCGGGGCAGTCGCAGGTGTATGTACTCCAGCCCTCGCGACATGTGCCGCCATTGAAGCACGGCACCGAGGCGCACAGCGGCGACTTTTGTGGACAGCCGGAAATGGTGCCATTGTCCGCCACATAAGAGTTAAGATCCACATAGCGCTCATCGATGCGCAAATCCGAAATGCAGCCCACAAAGTCACGATTAGCCACCGGAAAGTGGGCGGGTATGCGGGGCAAACCGCCCACCTGCAGCGGACCCGTGAGGTCTAGAAAACGATGACAGGTCTCGGTGAGCAGGGCACAGCGCTTATCCAGCCGAAGTGTGGTCTGATTGGCACAGTTCCAAGGAGCGCCCAACTGCCCGGATAATGCAATGGCTGTGTCGCATTTGTCCAACACGAGGGTCACAGTGCGATTGAAGTAGATGATCTCCACCTCGTGCCAATTGCCATCGGATACCTTCGAGGGTTGAACGAGGGCAACGCGTTCGCTGCGATCGCCCAGGGAGAAGGAGAAGCCAATGTGTCCATCTAGCAGTTCCAGTGCAATAAAGTCGTGTAGTTCATTGTATCGGCCATTGTAGAGCAACAGTCCGTTGTCCTGCACTGTGGCAAAGCGCAACTTAAGATTGAAGCGATGCCGCTGCTTGAGGCTCTCGAAGGTCAGGAAAGAGTTGCGGGAGAAGGAACGAGCACGCAGCTCACAAGTGGCCGTGTAGGGCGGCGGCTGTGAGCTGAGGTAGTTGTTCATGCAGGACAAGCCGCCCTCGCAGGCATCCGAGTTGCAGGCACGCAACTTGTTGATGCTCGTCTCGCAATTGGAGCCTGTGTGCGAGTCGGGACAGACACAGGTGTAACCGCCTTCGCGACGCACGCAGCTGCCGCCATTCTCGCAGGGATTCGAGTAGCAGAGATCCACCTCCGTGTCGCACAGATAGTGCTCTTTGCTGCCCGTAAAGCCCTCGGGGCAGGAGCAGGCAAAGGTGTTGACTGGATAAATGGGTCTGAAGAGCACCGTATCGCTGTGTATGAACTCCGAGGCATTGCCGAACTTAAGCACCGTGAGGCACTCCTCGAAGTTAAGACAAGGCTCGCGTACACAGAGATTATCATCGAAGGGCAACACCTCTACGGTGGCCAGGCGGGCGAGAATTGCACGATTAAGATACACGCGTTCCTGCAGATACTGCGGCGTGTAGTACTCCTCGTGGGAGACATCCGGTCGCTTGGCGGAGAAGCTAACGTTCAGTATGCGTGAGGTGACATCCGTATCATCCTGTATGCTAAAGATAAAGATGCTTTCCTTCGGACAGGGTATAATGGCAGCCAAGCcgtccaggaaaaagtttagCAGCGGCGATAGAAACGCCTCCTCGGTCATCTCGTTTAGTCGAACCGTCACCGAATTGAACAACATATCCTCCGTGATCAGGCGCACGGATAGCTGCATGATGGCCTTCGCCTCGTTGATGCCATCCGAAACGGAAACCTCCATTGTGGCAAACTTGGGCACATTCGTGTTCAGCTGAGGACTCAGTATCAGTCCGCCGGAACTGCTATTCAGGCGTAAAAGATTTGCATTGTTGCCGGACAGAATGCGATAGTTAAGCTTGTCGCTGACATCCGCATCGAAGGCAGGAATGCGGCCGATCTCTCCACTGGGAAAATGATCCCTGAAATTATTGAAGATCACCTGGAAGTCGCGCAGCTCCGGCGCATTATCATTCACATCCGTGACCAGGATCTCAATGTGCGCATCATTGCGTAGGGGTGGACTCGCTGCGCGCACCACCAGCTCGAAACGCTTGCGTGAGGATTCATAGTCCAGTTCCGTCATAGTCAGCAGCTGAGCACGCTCCGAACCGGGCCGTGTAACGAGCGAAAAAGAGTTGGAATCGTCGCCCCCAATAATGGAATAGTGCACCACCGCATTGACGCCCTCGTCGGGATCGTGTGCGTGTATCTCGCCGACCACCGAACCCACTGGCGAATTCTCGGGCACATATAGCGTAATCTTATCGGATGCAAAGGTGGGCGGCGAATCGTTGACATCCTCCAGACGGATTTGCACCTCCACAGTGCTGGACAGCGGTGGTGAGCCTTTGTCCACGGCTATGGCGGTCAGATGGTAGATGGCCACGCTCTCCCTATCAAGGCCCTTATTGGTTCGAATGGTGCCCGATGTGGGATCGATGACAAAGGACCCATCCTCCACATCACGATCGCTCAGCAAATACTTGATGCGCCCATTCAAGCCTATATCCGGATCACTGGCCGACACCTGTATGACTGAGGTGCCCACCAGCGCATCCTCTAGTATGGATGATTGGTAAAGCGGATTCTTGAAAGCCGGCGCATTGTCGTTTACATCCGTGACGCTGATCTCCACATCAGTGGTGTCGCTGAGCGAGGGATTACCGCCATCCTTGGCCGTGACTGTGAGCAGGTAGCCACTGGTGGTCTCCCTGTCCAACGGAGCACTGGTTATAATGGCGCCCGTCTGTGGGTTGATGGTAAACGGATCCGGGCTGCTCAGTCCATTGATGCTCTCCTCGTTCAGCGAATAGGTAATCTGTGCATTGATGCCGACATCACTGTCGGTGGCCGAAACAACCAGCACAGTGGTGCCCACTGGCGCATCCTCGAAAACCGAAGCGCTATACGGGGCATTCTCAAAGATAGGCGCAAAATTGTTCGCATCCGTAATGTTTATGTGAACTGTGGCCGTGTCGGAGCGTCCGCCCGAGTCCGTGGCGGTCACCGTTAGTAGGAAACGCTTTTCCTGTTTGTAGTCCAGCGACTGGGCTATGGTTATCAGGCCACGTCCATTTTGCGAGGTGATGGCAAAGCGTCCACGCGTATTTCCTGTGCTGATCTCGTAGTGCAAGCGCGAATCTTCATCCGGATCTGTGGCCGTTACGGTGGTCACAGGCGTGCCCGGCGGCTGATCCTCGCCCACATTAGCCTCATAATATTTGGGATTAAAGCTGGGATCGTTGTCGTTCACATCCTGCACTGTGATGACTACCGAGGAGCTGGCGGACTTGGGCGGCACACCGCCATCCTTGGCCACCACCTGAAAGGCGAATCTACTCTGCTCTTCCCTATCCAGCGGCTTGATGGTCTGCACCCAGCCGGTGCGTGAATCAACGGCCAGTGGGAAATTATCGTCCCGCTCTGAAATACTGTAGCTGATCTCTGCATTGGCTCCCTCATCCGAATCGTAAGCCTGCACCCGGATAATGTTATACCCCACGGGCACATTCTCCAGCACGCTCTCCTGGAACTGCGAAGTGTAGAAACGCGGCGCGTTGTCATTGGCATCGATCACATTGACCAGCAGCTGGGTGGTGTTACTACGCGAGGGACTGCCTCCATCCTGGGCACGTATAACCAAGCGATAGCTCCTCACGCTCTCATAGTCCAGTGGCTTGACCAGGCTCACGTCGCCACTCATCGAATCTATGGAGAACTGGGACTGCGTGTTGCCACCAATGATCGCATAGCGTATAGCCGCATTGTTGCCCTGATCCGCATCGGTAGCGCGTATGTGCGCCACATTGTTGTCATCGCCCCACTGATCCTCTGGCACCTGAACGGTGTAGGTGCGTTCGCTGAACTGCGGATAGTTGTCATTGTCATCCAGGATTTTTACCAGCACACTGGCCGTGGCTGTCTTGCGCTCGCTCTGCGCCGCGGCCATGTCCGAGGCGGTCACGAGCAAATGGTAGCTGTCCGAGGTCTCGCGATCCAGGCTGCTGCGCGTGGAGATGACGCCAGAGCGTGAATCAATGCGAAAGATGGGCAGCTCCTGATCCTGTGCCACACCTGAGCCATCTATACAAATAAGAGGATGGTAGAAAATAAGGGAGGGGGTTGCTACGGCTGTTCGGGACTACGAACTCACCTGTGACTGTTTCAATGCCGTATTCAATCTCCGCATTCTTGCCTATGTCCTGGTCCGTGGCGCGCAGCGTTATTACCGTGGAGCCAACTGTGGCACCTTCGCGTATGCTCGCCTCGAATTGTTCCGCCTCGAAGGTCGGACTGTGATCGTTGCAGTCCAGAACGTTCACCTGCAAGGTGGTGGTGCCGCTGCGCGGGGGAAAGCTATCATCGGTGGCAACCACCCGAAAGTAGTGCACATCCATGAGTTCCCGATCGAGGCTGGCCGAGGTCGTTACCACGCCCGTGCGTGAGTCCACCTTGAAAAGTGACTGTGAGCGTGAATCGAGCAGCGAGACCATGGAATAGACCACGGGCGAGTCCTCCGGGTCGCGTGCACGCACCGTAGTGACAGCGGCGCCCGATGGCTGCTCCTCCAGCACGGAGGCCACATAGAGCGCCTGCTCAAAGTAGGGCGACTGATTCCGAAGTTCGCGACGCACACGTTTCGCAATGTCCGTGTCGTTAAACTCCTGATGATGATAGACGATCTTCAGGCGATGGTCGGAGTCGACAATATCGTTGCGGTTGCAGCGTATGTTAAACGTAATGCTGACCTTCCACATGGACTCATGTATGCAGACATCGCGGCTGGCCACCAGATCCCGATTCTGGTGCTCAATGGCGAAGCGCTCGTCGTTCACATCCAGGAAGTTCACCTTGCAGTGCTGGCACACGGACTTGGGCAGAAAGGCGTTCAGATTGTTAATGAACTGCGACTTTCGCAAACAGATCTGGTTCCATTTGTCCGTTGTGTGTATGGCATACGAGGCATATGTCTCCGATATCCACTGCTTGGCATCGGAGATGCGCCTGTGCAGCGcgggctgcagctgcagcggatCTGTGGCAATGGCGCGACGCTTTCTGCTCAGTATGCGATGGCGCATCTCGTTGTCAAAGCTATTACCAAAGATCAGATCGCCGGCGCGAAAGTCTGTGCTGTTCTGGCTGTAGGCCAGCTCCAGCTGATTGCCATCGAGCaggggcagctgctgctgcgtgctgcgacgccgacgccgcttGGAGTAGCCCGTATTGTCCTCCTCCTCGAAATGATGCAAGTGATGTAGCTCCTGCTCAATGCGCCGATCCTCATTGCAGCTGTGACCCGAGATGAAGATGCGCACCGGCAGGCTATAGTAATCGATGGATCTCAAACGATTCGAGGTTGAGTCCACGTAGAAGGTAAACAGATTGGGATAGTAGATGCCATCGCATTTGAGCGATTTCTTCAGCTGGATTTGGCCATCCTTGTGGCTGACCGCGACTAGATGATGCACAAAGTTCGCCGACTTGTGcgcattgattttataatgaCGCTCCGAGCCGAGCTTATAGACGGACGCATTAAATATGACTGCGCCCGGCGGTGTTTGCTCATGCACAATGATTAGATATCCCGATATGTGGACTATGTGTGctgacagctgcagcagcagcatcagtaGCCACGACCACCAACGACAAGGACTCGACTGTGTTTGCATGGCAACTGCACTTGGTTATCCTTCTTGTTGATATCTATAGAGGTCTCTGCCTctagatgtgtgtgtggttaTGTGGGTGTgcttggtgtgtgtgtgtgtgtgtgcggcttgAATGGCAAACAAACCACAGCGCAATTAATGCCTCTATTCAATTATCATTGGTTCGCTGCATTGCCTGTGTGGAGTAGAGTAAAGTGAAAGCCAGTTAGCAATTgattacacatatatacatacacacatatatatatacagatgaAGACATGCGCTCATGTAAGCCATAAATTAAATCAGCGCTCGAAAATaggcaacaattttcaacatACACCAGGAAAATATGACGCATACGCCCCGCTGTCAAACATGGGGGAAACAAAATGAATCTGTCACAGCTGCTGACAGCTTCAATGCTGCCTTTTGGCTTAATTAAACACGAGTGCGCTAGCATAACTTATGTGTTTGCAACTGCCAGATACACTTCTAAAGAAAAAGGTATTAGCATATGCATCAAGTTCTTTCGGCAACTTCCTGTTCTTTTGCATAATTAGGGAACAGTTCTGCAAAACTCATCATTGGCAGctgttaaaacaaaatttcattttatcttgtgtgtaaaatatttgtcagttgagttttgagtGCTGGCaggcatatataaaaaaatattaaaaaaaacactaaaGAAAGTTGCTATCTTTCACCCCTTCCAACACTAACTGCAGCTACAAAACCCTAGTCAACACTGGACATATTAATCGTTGTCAACGGGCAATGTTAGTCTGTGCAACCTTTTGCCGGTTTCTTTTTTTAGCGCATTTTTCATTcttatagagtatagagtattaAAATCTCGTGTTTGCTGTTTCCTCTCACAAATTCATGTCGACAGCGCTGCAGAGGACATGGGTACAAGAGACAGacagtttttaatttcattctGTTGGGCATGTGAAAGCGAGCAAGTTGAAACACAaaacttttcattttgtgGTAAAATGAAGCatagaaattttattttaccaatttttttttttcaactccCTTTCACTCTCTCCTATTTTGCCGTCGAATTCTCTGAACTCCTTTATGGCGTTGTTCAAAGCTGAAATACAGCTTAATCAGATAACAAGCCAGCACAAAGCAGCCAACAAAATGCCACAGTATGGGCGAATGGGTGAGTGGACGAGTGTGGGAATGTGTATGGGAATGAATGAGCCGTGCATTCCACCAGCGGCAGCTCGAATGACCGAATGTCATACAGAGGTTCATTATGGACAAagttttgcaaatttaatgaaattcgATTTGGTCGGTGCGGCTCGCTAATGCCATATGACCGAGCGCATTTAGCAGCTAATTAACAGTGCACAAAGGCAACATTGACACAGTTACCAACACTGGTCGCATGTGGAAAGTGCTACCCTTTAGGGGCTGACATAACATGGCTGGGGGTGGGCAGGGCTAACGGGTTATGCCATATGCCATTGCGggtattcaatttcaattttatgccCTTAACGAGGCCCAGGTCCAGGTCCCGATGCCGGACCACACACAAATTTTCCcacgttgcgcatacgcccccCGTTGCGCCTGGCtgaatgcaaaattttgcaaTTGGGCTACAAAAACTTGGCGAATATTAATGTCTGCCCCTAAAGGCGGCTTGTCTGCCTAACCCTCCCCAACCGCTCGTTGGGCCTTCGTTAAGCTCTCTTTTAATTGCAGTGTTAacatgtttaattaaaatttcagcttGAACGCGCAGCGTGCGCGCGCTctatgaaaaatgcaaaagtcGAGACGGCAGCCAGACATGAGGcgctttgttgttattgttgtggctgctctgtgtgtgtgtgtgtgtgtgtgcgtgtaggGTGTGGGGTGTGGGCTGTGTGTGCACTGTGCactgtgcagcagctgcagtcaACAGCCAGCTGCGATTGGAAGTCAACAAGCGTGCGCCCAACTAAATGCAAGCTCTTTTCATGCTACGTCaagcttgaaaaaaaaaaaccatgtatatatatgtatgaaaacTGCAACGCGACGCCAAAAGTCAACAAcatgaaattattaaattttcacaCGCTGAcggcaaaaacaataaaaggcAAGCAAATTTATTAACTGACTTCAACAAGCCGAATATTATGTTCCCTAGACTCAATAAGCAAATGTCAGAGCTTCTACAATCTTGAAGAACAGCTGAGAATAAGCTAAGCTGTGTTtgtattgtttatataaatattaagattactttttgatatattaaGATTACTTTTTGATATAAGATTactttttgatatattatAGATTTATCTATATGGTCTTAACTGGACAGACATACCTGAGGAGCATGCAATTATGCCCCAGCGAATAAATACCCTGCTACATCACAGAAATCACCGACATGTGTCAGATGCGGCCAGGTGTGAAAATGTTAAGGCGCCGCTTGGAAATTCCGAGTGCACAgcatttagttgttgttgttgttgttgttgttgttgctgcggctgttgtttttcatgttttatACGCACAAACTATTTGCAGTATATTGCGAGAGCGAACAAATTTTAAGACGCCTGTTTGCGGaactaattaatattttatacaagAGTATGAAACAGGAAGTTTAAGTGTGGGCTAGTGTTGTAAAGCGGGCTCCTTAGTTTACGATTGGAGGCGTGTGCGCCAGTGTTGTAGGTCGTGTTCGCTAGTTTTCGACATGAATTACAATTTGAAGCGTGGCTTCCGTTTTGGCACTTCGGATGCATAATTAATGAGCACAACTGACGCAGCGCTAATTAACAATGCGCCAAGGCGAAGGCTCGAGCTAGACGCTTGCAAGTTACCCAAAATTTTCGGTGCAGGCACTTGTAATTCGAGGTAATGTGGCACAGATGATATATGGCTTCGACTTTGGCCCAAAATGGCGTCATTTGGGCGGCATGCAAAAGCCTAtcagcacacaaacacacacacccccccccccccccccccccccccccccaagtACAGGAAGCCAGCCAAATTTGCCACATGTAACACACACCAGCTATACggatgtgtgtttgtgtgtgcgggtgtgtgacTGGGTGTATTTATAGTTAAGTGTTTGCTTGTCGCATTCAAAGGGGTTGCAAGTGCCGCCGCCATAAACATGCGAAATTTACGAGACAGCGGGAAACTTTTTTAAGTAGCGACATCTTAGCGCTACCTGAAATCTTACCTATACACCAAGCCCCCAAGTCGGCCCAGTTGGGAAACCAGCCCCAAGTGGCCTTAGCCTGTCGTCTTGTAACTTTTCGTCGAGCAACTGATAAAATTTCAGCGCACTTCAAGCAAAAATACAAAGCAAACAGCGCGGgaataaaagtaaaagaaaccagaaaataaaacaaagcaaagtCTACGTTAAGCTtgatacaaatttaatatataatagctGGCTAAGTGGGCGCGAAACGGGGCGTGGCGCTGTCAACTTGCTTTGTCTCCGAGCACAGCTAATGAGCGCCCAACTTTTgctatataattttgttgttctcttttttttttttttgtaaatttttttttttttttttttttttttttttttgcatgtaaTTTGAGGCAGTCGAGGGTGTGGCTTGGGCGCAGAGCAGCAGGAGTCAGgatttttgaaatttgctTTCAGCAGCGAAAAGTGACAAGAGCATGAGGGGAGCAACGGGTGCTGCTTGCTCAACTAATGAAAATTGATCAACATTAGGCGTCTCATTATTGTCACTTGGGCAATTTGCTTTGATgactttgttgttgccgttgtcgtgttgttgttgttgttttaattagcTTGAAGCGACCAAAATTGGCAGTGCTTAAATATAATTGGCTATTGCAGCCAATGCAAATACGCACACAAGCAAATCAATTAGGTGTGTGCTTAAATAGCTCTCGGCAAATGGGCGTGGCttgctaaaacaacaacaacaacaacaacaacaacgtcaaaAGCCACACACAATAAACACAatttatgataataataataaacaagagAACCGCATTAGCCACGGCTTGTCGAGCATTGGAATTGGACAAATGTCTGATATAAAGTACAccttaaatttcaataaattgttATATAGATTACTTTAAAGGTTTATTGTATTCAAGAGCCATACTATATAGTTATTCGAGCTAATATTGATTATCTTGTATCAAGTTTCATTAAAAGTCACATGAACAGACACCCGGATCGGGTATATTTCTCTATTGGAAATGCCTCCTCCGGCACATGACTCATTTCATGTAGCTTCCTGCTCAAACATTTGTCATT
This window harbors:
- the stan gene encoding protocadherin-like wing polarity protein stan isoform X2, translating into MQTQSSPCRWWSWLLMLLLQLSAHIVHISGYLIIVHEQTPPGAVIFNASVYKLGSERHYKINAHKSANFVHHLVAVSHKDGQIQLKKSLKCDGIYYPNLFTFYVDSTSNRLRSIDYYSLPVRIFISGHSCNEDRRIEQELHHLHHFEEEDNTGYSKRRRRRSTQQQLPLLDGNQLELAYSQNSTDFRAGDLIFGNSFDNEMRHRILSRKRRAIATDPLQLQPALHRRISDAKQWISETYASYAIHTTDKWNQICLRKSQFINNLNAFLPKSVCQHCKVNFLDVNDERFAIEHQNRDLVASRDVCIHESMWKVSITFNIRCNRNDIVDSDHRLKIVYHHQEFNDTDIAKRVRRELRNQSPYFEQALYVASVLEEQPSGAAVTTVRARDPEDSPVVYSMVSLLDSRSQSLFKVDSRTGVVTTSASLDRELMDVHYFRVVATDDSFPPRSGTTTLQVNVLDCNDHSPTFEAEQFEASIREGATVGSTVITLRATDQDIGKNAEIEYGIETVTDGSGVAQDQELPIFRIDSRSGVISTRSSLDRETSDSYHLLVTASDMAAAQSERKTATASVLVKILDDNDNYPQFSERTYTVQVPEDQWGDDNNVAHIRATDADQGNNAAIRYAIIGGNTQSQFSIDSMSGDVSLVKPLDYESVRSYRLVIRAQDGGSPSRSNTTQLLVNVIDANDNAPRFYTSQFQESVLENVPVGYNIIRVQAYDSDEGANAEISYSISERDDNFPLAVDSRTGWVQTIKPLDREEQSRFAFQVVAKDGGVPPKSASSSVVITVQDVNDNDPSFNPKYYEANVGEDQPPGTPVTTVTATDPDEDSRLHYEISTGNTRGRFAITSQNGRGLITIAQSLDYKQEKRFLLTVTATDSGGRSDTATVHINITDANNFAPIFENAPYSASVFEDAPVGTTVLVVSATDSDVGINAQITYSLNEESINGLSSPDPFTINPQTGAIITSAPLDRETTSGYLLTVTAKDGGNPSLSDTTDVEISVTDVNDNAPAFKNPLYQSSILEDALVGTSVIQVSASDPDIGLNGRIKYLLSDRDVEDGSFVIDPTSGTIRTNKGLDRESVAIYHLTAIAVDKGSPPLSSTVEVQIRLEDVNDSPPTFASDKITLYVPENSPVGSVVGEIHAHDPDEGVNAVVHYSIIGGDDSNSFSLVTRPGSERAQLLTMTELDYESSRKRFELVVRAASPPLRNDAHIEILVTDVNDNAPELRDFQVIFNNFRDHFPSGEIGRIPAFDADVSDKLNYRILSGNNANLLRLNSSSGGLILSPQLNTNVPKFATMEVSVSDGINEAKAIMQLSVRLITEDMLFNSVTVRLNEMTEEAFLSPLLNFFLDGLAAIIPCPKESIFIFSIQDDTDVTSRILNVSFSAKRPDVSHEEYYTPQYLQERVYLNRAILARLATVEVLPFDDNLCVREPCLNFEECLTVLKFGNASEFIHSDTVLFRPIYPVNTFACSCPEGFTGSKEHYLCDTEVDLCYSNPCENGGSCVRREGGYTCVCPDSHTGSNCETSINKLRACNSDACEGGLSCMNNYLSSQPPPYTATCELRARSFSRNSFLTFESLKQRHRFNLKLRFATVQDNGLLLYNGRYNELHDFIALELLDGHIGFSFSLGDRSERVALVQPSKVSDGNWHEVEIIYFNRTVTLVLDKCDTAIALSGQLGAPWNCANQTTLRLDKRCALLTETCHRFLDLTGPLQVGGLPRIPAHFPVANRDFVGCISDLRIDERYVDLNSYVADNGTISGCPQKSPLCASVPCFNGGTCREGWSTYTCDCPEGYAGNNCQDNIPAPWRFSGDGSLSFNPLLRPIQLPWLTSFSLRTRQENAFIMQIQIGQNSSAVISLKHGVLYYIYDNEPMYLAGAYLSDGEWHRVEIKWQQGSEIQFSVDYGQRTGSVPMSQKVQGLYVGKIVMGSVDGTIGTVQDAVPFEGCLQDVRIGASQSVLSRPTIRENVEDGCESRAQCPSSCPAHSSCFNSWDRATCECSAGYVGTDCAPICTVQPCAAGICRANVSLSRGYSCECNSSYQHGDYCERTLQQPCPGGWWGERVCGPCKCNIKQGYHPDCNKTTGQCYCKTNHYQPPNETACLACDCYSIGSFNSACNPLTGQCECREGVIGRRCDSCSNPYAEVTLNGCEVVYDACPRSFAAGIWWPRTPLGSVTVENCPLPARGKGQRSCDSQTGSWSTPDMYNCSSEPFVELRRQLSQLEKLELELNSFVAIKMAEQLQHACETVDRSAVTKPPAPKHNRRYKMESSFLLNAGGAVWSHELDMDYLSDELKFSHDRLYGADLLVTEGILQELINYELMQSGLNLTHSQDKYFIKNLVDAASVILDRKYDAEWKRATELIQRGPDDLVDAFNKYMVVLARSQHDTYTNPFEIVQRNMVLGLDIVTTESLFGYEPEQLSEYHRTKYLKPNAFTTESVVLPDTSGFLQHSAKQKPVISFPKYNNYILDKHKFDKHSKVLVPLEMLGITPPDSDEVTQGSRGNDYRAIVAYAQYKDVGQLLPDLYDETITRRWGVDVELATPILSLQILVPSAEREQQRLEIPSRKISSAAASSGSSSYSSSSVSSSSGVSSISSSSTRSGSGSTEQQFVEVFDVPKAPTSSSEQQIEDIRITAHEIPPPASVEQQEANSNEAVEIEDPHIRLNLDDIEFHGNSGEELSVDSPEQLNPNYEGNPDSSEQSKGENEAIYRDRRLVKRQVEVIYPSEQLQKPQHMVYRSLGSPHLSQPIKLQLWLDMDAARFGPRSNPQCVRWNSFTNQWTRLGCQTEIPDFDGEFAQVSHLPILINCSCTHISNYAVIVDIIDPEDIPEPSLLVQITSYSAFMVSLPLLLGVLLALALLRGQQTNSNTIHQNIVLCVFCAELLFFVGMQSRRSLLENEFPCKLIAICLHYFWLAAFAWTTVDCVHLYRMLTEMRDINHGPMGFYFAMGYGAPAVVVGLSVGVRAHEYGNSLFCWLSVYEPVVWWLVGPIAGMSVVNLLILFVSVKAAFTLKDHVLGFGNLRTLLWLSVVSLPLMGVMWVLAVLAASEHSQLLSLLLSGVVLLHALFCLIGYCIINKRVRENLQRTCLRCMGRKVPLLDSSMVVSNSSHNVNGAARPNNFLASNYDTARRNIGISASSTTSRSTAKTSSSPYSDGQLRQTSTSTSNYNSASDAPSFLRGFESSTTGRSRGEEKSRRQRKDSDSGSETDGRSLELASSHSSDDDESRTARSSGTHRSTAVSATPAYLPNITEHVQATTPPELNVVQSPQLFPSVNKPVYAPRWSSQLPDAYLQSPPNIGRWSQDTGSDNEHVHGQKMTISPNPLPNPDLTDTSYMQQHHNKINMTPSILENIRDARDGYEDSLYGRRTDYPDKYGSYKPPSHYGSEKDYPGGGGGAAGASGSQTIGHLRSFHPDAAYLSDNIYDKQRTLGSGYLGTKSESPYLSKDRITPDIYGSRDGHYSLKRQPAFATDSLHSVHSLLKNDYQQQQLAQQQQQTHSDRLSEGSDKNGYHFPYTAEEDHLQQQARKLSAGHAQPPSLHGSQQLHLMHPHAALVNDMNNPGLLARHTLAGGGIVGVGGSSRHSSRASSPPSNMVAPMQPLGPLASITDTDTNIYQI